From one Henriciella marina DSM 19595 genomic stretch:
- the rpsU gene encoding 30S ribosomal protein S21, with translation MSQLALPAGKTNGDLNIVQIVVRDNNVEQALRALKKKMQREGLFREMKSRTHFEKPSEKKARQKAEAVRRARKLARKRAQREGLA, from the coding sequence ATGTCTCAGTTGGCTCTACCGGCTGGGAAAACAAATGGAGATTTGAACATCGTACAGATCGTCGTCCGCGACAACAATGTCGAACAAGCCCTTCGCGCGCTGAAAAAGAAAATGCAGCGTGAAGGCCTCTTCCGGGAAATGAAATCCCGCACGCATTTCGAAAAGCCTTCCGAAAAGAAGGCTCGCCAGAAAGCAGAAGCTGTGCGCCGCGCTCGCAAACTTGCTCGTAAGCGCGCCCAGCGCGAGGGTCTGGCCTAG
- a CDS encoding COQ9 family protein has translation MTAQRPSIRLQDKWLDTLLPHVADMGWTDQAVTLAAREAGLSSEETALAAPNGVSDLLERFFDRAEEDMQAALEAQDLSALRTHEKVAAGIRAWLGALEPHREAVRRAAARGFLPWNAPDAAQRTWKTADAIWTAAGDTATDYNRETKRGLLSAVLPTIVLYWQNEPDEADLDAFIAKRLENAMTFGKWGSKIAKPGLELLDRLRGRGDAG, from the coding sequence ATGACAGCACAACGCCCGTCGATACGACTACAGGATAAGTGGCTCGATACGCTGCTTCCGCATGTGGCTGACATGGGGTGGACGGATCAGGCCGTTACTCTAGCAGCGCGCGAGGCCGGATTAAGTTCCGAAGAAACCGCACTGGCGGCCCCAAATGGCGTCAGCGATCTGCTTGAGCGCTTCTTCGACCGGGCCGAGGAGGACATGCAGGCAGCGCTGGAGGCCCAGGACCTCTCGGCGCTTCGCACCCATGAGAAAGTGGCAGCCGGCATCAGGGCCTGGCTGGGCGCGCTGGAGCCGCACCGCGAGGCGGTCAGGCGTGCGGCTGCGCGTGGTTTCCTGCCATGGAACGCGCCAGACGCCGCCCAGCGGACGTGGAAGACAGCCGATGCGATCTGGACGGCGGCGGGTGACACGGCGACGGACTATAACCGGGAAACCAAGCGCGGCCTTCTGTCTGCGGTGCTGCCGACTATTGTGCTCTACTGGCAGAATGAGCCCGATGAAGCCGACCTCGACGCGTTTATCGCGAAGCGCCTCGAGAATGCGATGACCTTCGGCAAGTGGGGTTCGAAGATCGCGAAGCCGGGTCTTGAGCTGCTGGACAGGTTGCGCGGGCGGGGAGACGCCGGGTAA